The following proteins are encoded in a genomic region of Streptomyces collinus Tu 365:
- a CDS encoding aldo/keto reductase, with the protein MTIRTRTLGTTGPHVSALGLGCMGMSALYGDADRAESVATVHAALEAGVTLLDTGDFYAMGHNEMLIGEALRTAPAALREKALLSVKFGALRDPDGNWSGYDGRPAAVKNFAAYSLQRLGVDHIDVYRIARLDPDVPIEETVGAIGELIEKGYVRHVGLSEVGADTIRRAAATAPIADLQIEYSLISRGIEREILPTTRELGIGITAYGVLSRGLISGHFSQDRQLAANDFRAHSPRFQGENLRHNLTLVEALRKIAEQKGVTVAQIAIAWVLSRGEDIVPLVGARTRDRLGEALGAADVTLDDADLAAIEQAVPADAAAGDRYPAAQMAHLDSEH; encoded by the coding sequence ATGACGATCCGAACCCGCACCCTCGGAACCACCGGCCCCCACGTCTCCGCCCTCGGCCTCGGCTGCATGGGCATGTCCGCGCTGTACGGCGACGCCGACCGCGCGGAGTCCGTCGCCACCGTCCACGCCGCCCTCGAAGCGGGCGTCACGCTCCTGGACACCGGCGACTTCTACGCCATGGGCCACAACGAGATGCTGATCGGCGAGGCCCTGCGCACCGCGCCCGCCGCCCTGCGCGAGAAGGCCCTGCTCAGCGTGAAGTTCGGCGCCCTGCGCGACCCGGACGGCAACTGGAGCGGTTACGACGGCCGCCCCGCCGCCGTGAAGAACTTCGCCGCCTACTCCCTGCAGCGCCTCGGGGTCGACCACATCGACGTCTACCGCATCGCACGCCTCGACCCGGACGTGCCGATCGAGGAGACCGTCGGCGCGATCGGCGAGCTGATCGAGAAGGGGTACGTCCGGCACGTCGGCCTGAGCGAGGTCGGCGCCGACACCATCCGCCGGGCGGCCGCCACCGCGCCGATCGCCGATCTGCAGATCGAGTACTCGCTCATCTCGCGCGGCATCGAGCGGGAGATCCTGCCGACCACCCGAGAGCTGGGCATCGGCATCACCGCGTACGGCGTGCTCTCCCGCGGCCTGATCTCCGGCCACTTCTCCCAGGACCGGCAGCTCGCCGCGAACGACTTCCGCGCCCACTCGCCCCGCTTCCAGGGCGAGAACCTGCGGCACAACCTGACGCTGGTCGAGGCGCTGCGCAAGATCGCCGAGCAGAAGGGCGTGACCGTCGCGCAGATCGCCATCGCCTGGGTCCTCTCCCGTGGCGAGGACATCGTGCCGCTCGTCGGCGCCCGCACCCGCGACCGGCTGGGCGAGGCGCTGGGCGCGGCGGACGTCACCCTGGACGACGCCGACCTCGCGGCCATCGAACAGGCCGTCCCCGCGGACGCGGCGGCGGGCGACCGCTACCCGGCGGCA
- a CDS encoding chitinase, with protein sequence MLRRTLRLLTAALTTAVLAPLAIATAPTASAADTCAVKSRPAGKVLQGYWENWDGAANGVHPPFGWTPITDSRMAAHGYNVLNAAFPVIRSDGTALWEDGMDSGVKVATPAEMCAAKASGQTILLSIGGAAAGIDLSSSAVADRFVATIVPILQKYNFDGIDIDIETGLVGSGSITQLSTSQANLIRIIDGVLARMPAGFGLTMAPETAYVTGGSVTYGSIWGAYLPIVKKYADNGRLWWLNMQYYNGSMYGCSGDSYAAGTVQGFTAQTDCLAKGLVVQGTTVKVPYDKQVPGLPAQPGAGGGYLSPSLVSQAWRHYGGALKGLMTWSVNWDGSKNWTFGDNVRTLQGR encoded by the coding sequence ATGCTCCGCCGCACGCTGCGTCTGCTCACCGCCGCGCTCACCACGGCCGTCCTCGCCCCCCTCGCGATCGCCACCGCACCCACCGCCTCGGCCGCCGACACCTGCGCCGTGAAGTCGCGCCCGGCCGGCAAGGTGCTCCAGGGCTACTGGGAGAACTGGGACGGCGCCGCCAACGGCGTCCACCCGCCCTTCGGCTGGACCCCGATCACCGACTCCCGGATGGCCGCCCACGGCTACAACGTGCTCAACGCGGCCTTCCCGGTCATCCGCTCGGACGGGACGGCGCTGTGGGAGGACGGCATGGACAGCGGGGTGAAGGTGGCCACGCCCGCCGAGATGTGCGCGGCCAAGGCGTCCGGCCAGACGATCCTGCTGTCCATCGGCGGCGCTGCGGCCGGCATCGACCTCTCCTCCAGCGCGGTCGCCGACCGGTTCGTCGCGACCATCGTGCCGATCCTGCAGAAGTACAACTTCGACGGCATCGACATCGACATCGAGACCGGTCTGGTGGGCAGCGGCAGCATCACCCAACTGTCCACGTCGCAGGCCAATCTGATCCGCATCATCGACGGCGTCCTCGCCCGGATGCCGGCCGGGTTCGGCCTGACGATGGCGCCGGAGACCGCGTACGTGACCGGCGGCAGCGTCACCTACGGCTCGATCTGGGGCGCGTACCTGCCGATCGTGAAGAAGTACGCGGACAACGGCCGGCTGTGGTGGCTGAACATGCAGTACTACAACGGCAGCATGTACGGCTGCTCCGGCGACTCGTACGCGGCGGGCACGGTGCAGGGCTTCACCGCCCAGACCGACTGCCTCGCCAAAGGTCTCGTCGTCCAGGGCACGACCGTGAAGGTGCCCTACGACAAGCAGGTGCCCGGCCTGCCCGCCCAGCCCGGCGCGGGCGGCGGCTACCTGTCCCCGTCCCTGGTGTCCCAGGCGTGGCGGCACTACGGCGGCGCGCTCAAGGGCCTGATGACGTGGTCGGTCAACTGGGACGGCTCGAAGAACTGGACCTTCGGCGACAACGTGCGGACGCTGCAGGGGCGTTGA
- a CDS encoding endonuclease/exonuclease/phosphatase family protein, whose protein sequence is MSVRIATFNMENVFRRPTAFRLAETAKREEVLSDFAKLVTLLDLPVYQEVDKKEIARIIEKHRAYAIDPQNPPPIYVNQSRPGKGSGLFRTSGSGKDTKVEVTADGRTGWAGWAELGQDDLDLNVVRNTGRVVSEVDADILLTVEVEDRLTLERFNTQVLAGALGRRPYPYNLLIDGNDPRGIDIGILSRHPITSVRTHLFDTDPEHPDERLFSRDCPEFEIQLDGSPLVVLGNHLKSKFNDDPELRLAQARRVAEIYRAASERTPHVLVAGDLNDDPASAATQELRETGLRDVMSHPSYHGEPGTHGDCHSEHDKIDYVLLSPSLWPEVQHVGLETRGLFAPGIKSFDTVTSKTDAASDHAALYVDLDL, encoded by the coding sequence ATGAGCGTCCGTATCGCCACCTTCAACATGGAGAACGTGTTCCGCCGGCCCACGGCCTTCCGCCTCGCGGAGACGGCGAAGCGCGAGGAAGTCCTCTCCGACTTCGCCAAGTTGGTCACCCTCCTGGACCTGCCGGTGTATCAGGAGGTCGACAAGAAGGAGATCGCCCGGATCATCGAGAAGCACCGGGCGTACGCCATCGACCCGCAGAACCCTCCGCCGATCTACGTCAACCAGTCCCGTCCCGGCAAGGGCTCCGGGCTGTTCCGGACGTCCGGGTCCGGGAAGGACACCAAGGTCGAGGTCACCGCGGACGGCCGTACCGGGTGGGCCGGTTGGGCCGAGCTGGGGCAGGACGACCTCGACCTGAACGTCGTGCGCAACACCGGCCGGGTGGTCTCGGAGGTCGACGCCGACATCCTGCTCACCGTGGAGGTCGAGGACCGGCTCACCCTGGAGCGCTTCAACACCCAGGTCCTGGCCGGGGCGCTCGGCAGACGCCCGTACCCGTACAACCTGCTGATCGACGGCAACGACCCCCGGGGCATCGACATCGGGATCCTCAGCCGCCACCCGATCACCTCCGTGCGGACGCACCTCTTCGACACCGACCCGGAGCACCCCGACGAGCGCCTCTTCAGCCGGGACTGCCCCGAGTTCGAGATCCAGCTCGACGGGTCGCCCCTGGTGGTCCTCGGCAACCACCTCAAGAGCAAGTTCAACGACGACCCGGAGCTGCGGCTGGCCCAGGCGAGGCGGGTCGCGGAGATCTACCGCGCCGCCTCGGAGCGCACCCCGCACGTCCTGGTCGCCGGAGACCTCAACGACGACCCGGCCAGCGCGGCGACCCAGGAGCTGCGGGAAACGGGGCTTCGGGACGTCATGAGCCACCCCTCCTACCACGGCGAGCCCGGCACCCACGGGGACTGCCACAGCGAGCACGACAAGATCGACTACGTGCTGCTGTCTCCGTCGCTCTGGCCCGAGGTGCAGCACGTCGGGCTGGAGACCCGTGGACTCTTCGCGCCGGGCATCAAGTCGTTCGACACCGTCACGTCGAAGACGGACGCGGCGTCCGACCACGCGGCGCTCTACGTGGACCTGGACCTCTGA
- a CDS encoding glycine--tRNA ligase, whose product MAADKIDTIVSLSKRRGFVFPCSEIYGGQRAAWDYGPLGVELKENIKRQWWRYMVTSREDVVGIDSSVILAPEVWVASGHVATFTDPLTECTSCHKRFRADHLEEAYEEKKGHAPANGLADINCPNCGNKGQFTEPKQFSGLLSTHLGPTQDSGSVAYLRPETAQGIFTNFAQVQTTSRRKPPFGIAQMGKSFRNEITPGNFIFRTREFEQMEMEFFVKPGEDEKWQEYWMEQRWNWYTGLGLRTENMRWYEHPKEKLSHYSKRTADIEYRFQFGGSEWGELEGVANRTDYDLGAHSKASGQDLSYFDQEAQERWTPYVIEPAAGVGRTMLAFLLDAYVEDEAPNAKGKMEKRTVLRLDHRLAPVKVAVLPLSRNPELSPKAKGLAQALRQHWNIEFDDAGAIGRRYRRQDEIGTPFCVTVDFDTLEDNAVTVRERDSMKQERVSLDQIEGYLASRLIGA is encoded by the coding sequence GTGGCCGCCGACAAGATCGACACCATCGTCAGCCTGAGCAAGCGCCGTGGCTTCGTTTTCCCCTGCAGTGAGATCTACGGCGGCCAGCGTGCCGCCTGGGACTACGGACCGCTGGGTGTCGAGCTCAAGGAGAACATCAAGCGCCAGTGGTGGCGTTACATGGTGACGTCGCGCGAGGACGTGGTCGGTATCGACTCGTCCGTCATCCTGGCCCCCGAGGTCTGGGTCGCCTCCGGCCACGTCGCCACCTTCACGGACCCGCTGACCGAGTGCACCTCGTGTCACAAGCGGTTCCGCGCGGACCACCTGGAAGAGGCGTACGAGGAGAAGAAGGGCCACGCCCCGGCGAACGGCCTCGCCGACATCAACTGCCCGAACTGCGGCAACAAGGGCCAGTTCACCGAGCCCAAGCAGTTCTCGGGTCTGCTGTCGACGCACCTCGGCCCGACCCAGGACAGCGGCTCGGTCGCCTACCTGCGCCCGGAGACCGCCCAGGGCATCTTCACCAACTTCGCCCAGGTGCAGACCACCTCGCGCCGCAAGCCGCCGTTCGGCATCGCCCAGATGGGCAAGTCCTTCCGCAACGAGATCACGCCCGGCAACTTCATCTTCCGCACCCGCGAGTTCGAGCAGATGGAGATGGAGTTCTTCGTCAAGCCGGGCGAGGACGAGAAGTGGCAGGAGTACTGGATGGAGCAGCGCTGGAACTGGTACACGGGCCTCGGCCTGCGTACCGAGAACATGCGCTGGTACGAGCACCCGAAGGAGAAGCTCTCCCACTACTCCAAGCGCACCGCCGACATCGAGTACCGCTTCCAGTTCGGCGGCAGCGAGTGGGGCGAGCTCGAGGGCGTCGCCAACCGCACCGACTACGACCTCGGCGCCCACTCCAAGGCCTCCGGCCAGGACCTCTCCTACTTCGACCAGGAGGCCCAGGAGCGCTGGACGCCGTACGTCATCGAGCCGGCGGCGGGCGTCGGCCGCACCATGCTGGCCTTCCTGCTCGACGCCTACGTCGAGGACGAGGCGCCCAACGCCAAGGGCAAGATGGAGAAGCGCACCGTGCTGCGCCTCGACCACCGGCTCGCCCCGGTGAAGGTGGCGGTGCTCCCGCTGTCCCGCAACCCGGAGCTGTCCCCGAAGGCCAAGGGCCTCGCCCAGGCGCTGCGCCAGCACTGGAACATCGAGTTCGACGACGCCGGCGCCATCGGCCGCCGCTACCGTCGCCAGGACGAGATCGGCACGCCGTTCTGCGTGACCGTCGACTTCGACACGCTCGAGGACAACGCGGTCACCGTCCGCGAGCGTGACTCGATGAAGCAGGAGCGCGTCTCGCTCGACCAGATCGAGGGCTACCTGGCCAGCCGCCTGATCGGCGCCTGA
- a CDS encoding metal ABC transporter substrate-binding protein has protein sequence MNVSRRLIPRSALAAALALGLAALSACSTDGVAGGKPGNTGKFDVVASFYPMAFLAERIGGDHVHVTTLTTPGQEPHDLEISPRQIALLEESDAVLYLKNLQPSVDDAVAQSPVGTKIDAASLTTLEQHGTEVGGHAAAHDTHDDGEAPGKDPHIWLDPVRYAQVAEGVGKAFEKADPGHAADYRKNTATLVRRLDDLNTRFKDGLGHTRTKVFITTHAAFGYLAERYGLTEEAINGLDPESEPSAARVRELAEVAKSDGVSTVFYETLVSDRTAKTVAGDSGLRTDVLDPIEGITAKSRGKDYFAVQEANLKALQRALGAK, from the coding sequence ATGAACGTAAGTCGACGCCTCATACCCCGGTCCGCGCTCGCCGCCGCCCTCGCGCTCGGCCTGGCCGCGCTGTCCGCGTGCTCCACCGACGGCGTCGCGGGGGGCAAACCCGGCAACACGGGCAAGTTCGACGTCGTCGCGTCGTTCTACCCGATGGCCTTCCTCGCCGAGCGGATCGGCGGCGACCACGTCCACGTCACCACGCTCACCACGCCCGGGCAGGAACCGCACGACCTGGAGATCAGCCCCCGCCAGATCGCCCTGCTGGAAGAGTCCGACGCGGTCCTCTACCTGAAGAACCTCCAGCCCTCCGTCGACGACGCGGTGGCCCAGTCCCCGGTCGGCACGAAGATCGACGCCGCCTCGCTGACCACCCTGGAGCAGCACGGCACCGAGGTCGGCGGGCACGCGGCCGCGCACGACACGCACGACGACGGCGAGGCGCCCGGCAAGGACCCGCACATCTGGCTCGACCCGGTGCGCTACGCCCAGGTCGCCGAGGGCGTCGGCAAGGCCTTCGAGAAGGCCGACCCCGGCCACGCGGCCGACTACCGCAAGAACACCGCCACCCTGGTCAGGCGTCTTGACGACCTGAACACCCGCTTCAAGGACGGCCTCGGGCACACCCGGACCAAGGTCTTCATCACCACGCACGCCGCCTTCGGCTACCTCGCCGAGCGCTACGGCCTCACCGAGGAGGCCATCAACGGCCTCGACCCCGAGTCGGAGCCCAGCGCCGCCCGCGTGCGGGAGCTGGCGGAGGTGGCCAAGAGCGACGGCGTCTCCACCGTCTTCTACGAGACGCTCGTCAGCGACCGGACGGCGAAGACCGTCGCCGGCGACTCGGGCCTGCGGACCGACGTCCTGGACCCGATCGAGGGGATCACGGCGAAGTCCCGCGGCAAGGACTACTTCGCGGTCCAGGAAGCGAACCTCAAGGCGCTCCAGCGGGCCCTGGGCGCCAAGTGA
- a CDS encoding metal ABC transporter ATP-binding protein has translation MMGEPVIAMRKVTAELGSRPVLRGIDLTVRAGEVVALLGANGSGKSTAVRTLIGQVPAGSGTVELFGTPRRSFRDWARVGYVPQRTSAAGGVPATVAEIVASGRLARTRFRFFRGADREAVHRALDLVGMADRAKDPVTALSGGQHQRVLIARALVSEPELLIMDEPMAGVDLASQEVLAATLREQVAQGTTVLVVLHELGPLEPLIDRAVVLRDGCVLHDGPPPRAVGQHALPGHDHVHPHAPAGAEPSRTGLLS, from the coding sequence ATCATGGGCGAACCCGTCATAGCGATGCGCAAGGTGACCGCGGAGCTCGGCTCGCGGCCCGTGCTGCGCGGCATCGACCTGACCGTGCGCGCCGGCGAGGTCGTCGCGCTGCTCGGCGCCAACGGCTCCGGAAAGTCGACGGCCGTGCGCACCCTCATCGGCCAGGTGCCCGCCGGCTCCGGCACGGTCGAGCTGTTCGGCACCCCGCGCCGGAGCTTCCGTGACTGGGCCCGCGTGGGGTACGTGCCCCAGCGCACCAGCGCCGCCGGCGGCGTACCCGCCACGGTGGCCGAGATCGTCGCCTCGGGCCGCCTGGCCCGCACCCGCTTCCGCTTCTTCCGCGGTGCCGACCGCGAGGCCGTGCACCGGGCGCTGGACCTGGTCGGCATGGCGGACCGCGCCAAGGACCCGGTCACCGCGCTCTCCGGCGGCCAGCACCAGCGGGTGCTGATCGCCCGCGCCCTGGTCTCCGAGCCCGAACTGCTGATCATGGACGAGCCGATGGCCGGCGTCGACCTCGCCAGCCAGGAGGTGCTGGCGGCCACCCTGCGGGAGCAGGTCGCCCAGGGCACCACCGTCCTGGTCGTCCTGCACGAACTGGGCCCGCTGGAGCCGCTGATCGACCGGGCGGTCGTCCTGCGCGACGGCTGCGTGCTGCACGACGGCCCGCCCCCGCGCGCGGTCGGACAGCACGCCCTGCCCGGCCACGACCATGTGCACCCGCACGCACCCGCGGGCGCCGAACCGAGCCGCACGGGACTGCTGAGCTGA
- a CDS encoding metal ABC transporter permease, giving the protein MELLNYAFMQRALLAAVLVGITAPAIGIYLVQRRQPLMGDGIGHVAMTGVGLGFLLHASPVWMATAVSVLGSVLMELIRWYGRTRGDIALAMLFYGGMAGGVMFVNIAPGGSTANLTSYLFGSLSTVAPSDVTAIMVLAAFVVVVTLGLRRQLFAVSQDEEFARVTGLPVRALNLLTAVTAAVTVTVAMRVVGLILVSALMVVPVAAAQQLTRSFAATFAIAVALGVTVSIGGTVTSFYQDVPPGATIVLLTIGAFGVLSALATPLARRRARAAAAARPAGDPAECSIPATREAGDGVGV; this is encoded by the coding sequence ATGGAACTCCTGAACTACGCCTTCATGCAGCGGGCGCTGCTCGCCGCCGTCCTGGTCGGCATCACCGCGCCCGCCATCGGCATCTACCTGGTCCAGCGCCGCCAGCCGCTGATGGGCGACGGCATCGGGCACGTGGCGATGACCGGCGTCGGCCTCGGCTTCCTGCTGCACGCCTCGCCGGTGTGGATGGCCACCGCCGTCTCCGTCCTCGGCTCGGTCCTGATGGAGCTGATCCGCTGGTACGGCAGGACGCGCGGCGACATCGCCCTGGCCATGCTCTTCTACGGCGGCATGGCCGGCGGCGTGATGTTCGTGAACATCGCACCGGGCGGCTCCACCGCCAACCTGACGTCGTACCTGTTCGGCTCGCTGTCGACGGTCGCGCCCTCCGACGTGACCGCGATCATGGTGCTCGCCGCGTTCGTGGTCGTCGTCACCCTGGGCCTGCGCCGCCAGCTGTTCGCGGTCAGCCAGGACGAGGAGTTCGCGCGGGTCACCGGGCTGCCGGTGCGCGCCCTGAACCTGCTCACCGCGGTCACCGCGGCCGTCACGGTCACGGTCGCCATGCGGGTGGTCGGCCTGATCCTGGTCTCCGCGCTCATGGTCGTGCCGGTCGCCGCCGCGCAGCAGCTCACCCGGAGCTTCGCCGCCACCTTCGCGATCGCCGTCGCCCTCGGCGTCACGGTGTCGATCGGCGGCACGGTGACCTCGTTCTACCAGGACGTGCCGCCGGGCGCGACGATCGTCCTGCTGACCATCGGCGCGTTCGGCGTGCTCAGCGCCCTGGCCACGCCCCTGGCCCGGCGACGCGCCCGCGCGGCCGCCGCGGCCCGGCCCGCGGGCGACCCCGCCGAGTGCTCGATTCCGGCCACGCGGGAGGCCGGCGACGGGGTCGGCGTCTGA
- a CDS encoding Fur family transcriptional regulator, whose protein sequence is MTTAGPPVRGRSTRQRAAVAAALDEVDEFRSAQELHDMLRHKGDSVGLTTVYRTLQSLADAGEVDVLRTSEGESVYRRCSTGEHHHHLVCRSCGKAVEVEGPAVEKWAEAIAAEHGFVNVAHTVEIFGTCAECAAGR, encoded by the coding sequence GTGACGACCGCTGGACCGCCCGTGAGGGGCCGCTCCACCCGGCAGCGTGCGGCCGTGGCGGCGGCGCTCGACGAGGTCGACGAGTTCCGCAGCGCGCAGGAGCTGCACGACATGCTCAGGCACAAGGGCGACTCCGTCGGGCTGACCACGGTCTACCGCACCCTGCAGTCCCTCGCCGACGCCGGCGAGGTCGACGTCCTGCGCACCTCCGAGGGCGAGTCCGTCTACCGCCGCTGCTCCACCGGCGAGCACCACCACCACCTCGTCTGCCGCTCCTGCGGCAAGGCGGTCGAGGTGGAGGGCCCCGCGGTGGAGAAGTGGGCCGAGGCGATCGCGGCGGAGCACGGCTTCGTCAACGTGGCGCACACGGTGGAGATCTTCGGCACCTGCGCGGAGTGCGCGGCCGGACGCTGA
- a CDS encoding isoprenyl transferase: MVVRGILGRQRREYRAPEPHPSGARAPKLPGELVPNHVAIVMDGNGRWAKERGLPRTEGHKVGAERVLDVLQGSIEAGVRNISLYAFSTENWKRSPDEVRFLMNFNRDFIRKTRDQLDALGIRVRWVGRMPKLWKSVAKELQVAQEQTKDNDLLTLYFCMNYGGRAEIADAAQALAQDVKAGRLDPSKVNEKTLQKYMYYPDMPDVDLFLRPSGEQRTSNYLLWQSAYAEMVFQDVLWPDFDRRDLWRACVEFASRDRRFGGAVPNEELIAMEAAMRGNDPS; encoded by the coding sequence GGCGCCCGGGCGCCGAAGCTCCCGGGCGAGCTGGTCCCGAACCACGTGGCGATCGTCATGGACGGCAACGGCCGCTGGGCCAAGGAGCGCGGGCTGCCCCGCACCGAGGGCCACAAGGTCGGCGCCGAGCGCGTCCTCGACGTGCTGCAGGGCTCCATCGAGGCCGGCGTCCGCAACATCTCGCTGTACGCCTTCTCCACCGAGAACTGGAAGCGCTCGCCCGACGAGGTCCGCTTCCTGATGAACTTCAACCGCGACTTCATCCGCAAGACCCGCGACCAGCTCGACGCGCTGGGGATCCGGGTGCGCTGGGTCGGCCGGATGCCCAAGCTGTGGAAGTCGGTCGCCAAGGAGCTCCAGGTCGCCCAGGAGCAGACCAAGGACAACGACCTGCTCACCCTGTACTTCTGCATGAACTACGGCGGCCGGGCGGAGATCGCCGACGCCGCGCAGGCGCTCGCGCAGGACGTGAAGGCGGGCCGCCTCGACCCGTCCAAGGTCAACGAGAAGACGCTCCAGAAGTACATGTACTACCCGGACATGCCGGACGTCGACCTGTTCCTGCGCCCCAGCGGCGAGCAGCGCACCTCCAACTACCTGCTCTGGCAGAGCGCCTACGCCGAGATGGTCTTCCAGGACGTGCTGTGGCCGGACTTCGACCGCCGCGACCTGTGGCGGGCCTGCGTCGAGTTCGCCTCCCGCGACCGGCGCTTCGGCGGTGCGGTCCCGAACGAGGAGCTCATCGCCATGGAGGCCGCGATGAGGGGCAACGACCCCTCGTAG